A genomic stretch from Halalkalibacillus sediminis includes:
- a CDS encoding quaternary amine ABC transporter ATP-binding protein, which translates to MSLIKVNQLSKVFGKRVKDAVQLLDEGYSKDEILEKTGCTVGVNRASFEVEEGEVFVIMGLSGSGKSTLVRLLNRLIEPTEGDVELSGENLAKMNKEDLRVIRREKMSMVFQKFALFPFRTILQNAEFGLEIQKMEKEEREKKATDALELVGLGGYLNQYPAQLSGGMQQRVGLARALANDPEILLMDEAFSALDPLIRKDMQDELLDLQERMKKTIIFITHDLDEALRIGDRIALMKDGHIVQIGTPEEILVNPANDYVEKFVEDVDRSKVLTAENIMKRAETVDIDKHGPRVAIERMREQGLSSMYVVNRSRELKGYVTADDVAEARNKEATNLHDIIRTDMPTVEKDTSVQDIFEVIHNAPVPVAVVEDGKLKGIIVRGSVIGALANGNEVNTDDA; encoded by the coding sequence GTGTCTTTAATCAAAGTGAATCAATTGTCCAAAGTCTTTGGCAAACGAGTCAAGGATGCGGTGCAATTGTTAGATGAGGGTTACTCTAAAGATGAAATTTTAGAGAAGACAGGTTGTACTGTCGGTGTAAACCGTGCTTCTTTCGAAGTGGAAGAAGGAGAAGTATTCGTTATTATGGGACTTTCAGGTAGTGGTAAATCGACATTGGTTCGTTTATTGAACCGCTTGATTGAACCGACTGAAGGTGACGTTGAACTTTCTGGTGAGAATTTAGCCAAAATGAATAAAGAAGACCTGCGTGTAATTCGTAGAGAAAAAATGAGCATGGTTTTCCAAAAGTTCGCGCTATTTCCTTTCCGTACTATTCTTCAAAATGCGGAGTTTGGATTAGAGATTCAAAAGATGGAAAAAGAAGAGCGTGAGAAAAAAGCCACTGACGCTTTAGAATTGGTAGGTTTGGGTGGATATTTAAACCAATACCCAGCTCAACTATCTGGTGGTATGCAACAGCGTGTTGGGCTAGCACGTGCTTTAGCAAATGATCCTGAAATTCTTCTTATGGATGAGGCATTCTCGGCACTCGATCCATTAATTAGAAAAGATATGCAAGATGAATTATTGGACTTACAGGAAAGAATGAAGAAAACTATTATTTTCATCACGCACGATTTAGATGAGGCTTTGCGTATCGGCGATCGTATTGCGTTGATGAAAGATGGACATATTGTTCAAATTGGAACACCTGAAGAAATTCTTGTTAATCCTGCTAACGATTACGTTGAGAAATTTGTTGAGGATGTAGATCGTTCCAAGGTACTTACAGCTGAGAACATTATGAAACGAGCTGAAACGGTTGATATAGATAAACATGGTCCTCGTGTAGCAATAGAAAGAATGCGTGAGCAAGGATTATCTAGTATGTATGTCGTTAATCGTTCGAGAGAACTGAAAGGATATGTTACTGCTGACGATGTGGCCGAAGCACGTAATAAAGAGGCTACAAACTTACATGACATTATTCGTACCGATATGCCAACGGTGGAAAAAGATACTTCTGTACAAGACATCTTTGAAGTTATTCATAATGCACCGGTTCCAGTCGCAGTGGTTGAAGACGGCAAATTAAAAGGAATTATTGTCCGTGGTTCGGTTATCGGTGCCTTGGCAAATGGA